In Triticum urartu cultivar G1812 chromosome 6, Tu2.1, whole genome shotgun sequence, the following proteins share a genomic window:
- the LOC125514303 gene encoding uncharacterized protein LOC125514303 translates to MASMTQPMPYYPTTNPIMHAQPATTSRGSFAPVFTVLGVISFLAVVACVAGRLCGRRLSKKKAYADQHYYGTNAVGGDLEKGFEVKYPPMKPMPSSRAVVHDMDDGFEIKFAPGKPAAWKTDAKADNRGRPQQQHHHHQHPQAGMPKEYAGFRYPAAANGAVRQGQVRGGTFVSAKPGS, encoded by the coding sequence ATGGCTTCCATGACTCAGCCCATGCCGTATTACCCCACCACCAACCCCATCATGCACGCGCAGCCGGCCACCACGTCCAGGGGCTCCTTCGCGCCGGTCTTCACCGTGCTGGGCGTCATCTCCTTCCTCGCTGTCGTCGCCTGCGTCGCGGGGCGGCTGTGCGGCCGCCGGCTCTCCAAGAAGAAGGCCTACGCCGACCAGCACTACTACGGCACTAACGCGGTGGGCGGCGACCTGGAGAAGGGCTTCGAGGTCAAGTACCCGCCGATGAAGCCCATGCCGAGCTCGCGCGCCGTGGTCCACGACATGGACGACGGCTTCGAGATCAAGTTCGCGCCGGGGAAGCCCGCCGCGTGGAAGACCGACGCCAAGGCCGACAACAGAGGGCGCCCGCAGcagcagcaccaccaccaccagcatCCCCAGGCCGGCATGCCGAAGGAGTACGCCGGTTTCAGGTACCCCGCGGCTGCCAACGGCGCGGTCAGGCAAGGGCAAGTAAGGGGCGGAACGTTCGTCTCCGCAAAGCCCGGTTCATGA